The nucleotide sequence aatgttatttcaaacttcaagtgctaaaaaatctgaaacgactcctccacttcagtgacttccgtctagtagtccagtccataattctgtctgttagactactgcaactctctactgctaggtcttccgctcttatctacaaaacccttacagatggtgcagaacgctgcggcgaggttactcaccaacacaaataaaagagcccacatcacaccaattcttcacagccttcactggcttcctataaaagccagaattaccttcaagacattatcaatgatccacaaggatattattggcatcgcccacctaaatctaaactcgcaactccgccctcacacatcacaaagacctatcagatacaactacaaaggttccttatatgctcccccgatcaaaacttcactaacaaaacgagcactttccagagccgggcccaccctctggaactcattaccgccggatctacgccaagagacttgtcatctaacttttaagaaaaacctaaaaacgtggctcttccggcaagcctatccagaatcgcaggaacactcagacaccggtcaaagagcaaaatagtccaCTATAAGTTCCTCGACCGCCCATACTCCTTCAAGGCCCAATCACGCCTGATCTGGACAGCCCACTTGTTTTGAAAAGACTcctttgttgatgcattagttctttagctcatgcattactcatgtttTTTGCCCATCAACACTGTTCTCTGTTAACTATATATCCGAAGTTAGACTACCCTCTTTTTTAGCtattccctatatttattcatgttattttgacgagttattgttgtctatgtaatatttatgttcttatgttcagaaactctgtttattgtaacgccttaaccgcgacagttttgttctatggaaaccgacctgatttgatacttgtattgagaatgtctgtatataaaaatcctaaataaataaataattagttgCCACAATTTACTTTTGCAGAATACTGGGACACTGATGTCAGTACAGGGCTATATGAGGGTCATATCAGCTGGTCAGTtggtttctgtctccatctgctggtaggcgtGCATAACCCACTTCTGTGGACTGGCTTGCCTATCCTAGAGGTAAGAAAATTATCAGCtgagtagtaatttcaccttcctgggtttttgaatcctggatgtctgacttctgTGTGGGAGTAGTGGGGTGGATATACAGGACGCTGCAAAGTTGGGGAAATTGGGTGTCTGAGTTACCGGttttgttctaccagagcccactgtaacccatttatttctgggtttctgaatcctctgagaGAGCTGGGAGAGGCAATCTGGATGTACAGCAGATTATGCATTGGTCTGCCTCACTAGCCTGTGAGCCTTGCAAACACTTCAACTGTCCAGGGCCCGTTTAGTTATAAGAAGCTTTCCTTGGGATCATGTGACTCTGCTGCTGCGTGAATTACTTTGGTTGCTGCTCCAGCAGTGGATTAAATTTTAACTCTTGTTTTTAGATCTCTGAAGTTTAATGGTCCATGattgttattttaatttgttattaCAATGTTTTGTTTGGCAGATCCGCTATAAACAGATTAttaatgttattaaataaatagtagATAAGCCCAGAGGAACCAGAGCCATAGGAATCCTAAAGGAGGGATCTGTATGATCTCCAAAGTTCCTGTATTGCATCAGCTTTATTTCTGCATCCTACACAGTATGGTAAAGAGAACCCACTGATTTTCTTAACctctctgaatatttctatagAGAGATCATAGAGAGATTTTCATAGGCATCACATAAAGTTTCTGCTAAGTCACAGAATTCTTTAATATCAGAGATCCCATGCATTCATTATGTGATCCTTCTAAACAGCTCATCTCAGGTTATTGGTAGCATTCCATGCCATTGTCTCTTACACATGATTAATTCCTTCTTTTTATATCCAGCAGACAATGAGGTCATACAGaatgagaagagggaggagaatcgagaagaatACCCTGTAGTATTGGCACTTACACCAAGACAATCAGGAAATGTCTGTGAGAATCTTGCCCAGAGTACTGAGGCAAGAGACATTAGCCAAAGACAGCAGGAatcagagaagaaggagcaagtcTCTGCAGGAGAGTCACCGGATGGAGTCACTGCTTTTGACATCCCTGAGCACCAGAGACATCTGAGAAGAGAGAATCCCTTCCaaagtaataacagtgatcaaatgagTTTTGAACACCGCATGAGAAATCTGAGAGCAGAGAGACCTTTccagagtaataacagtgatcaaatgactTCTGCCTTCCAGCAGAAAGAGGATGAAGGGAAGAAATTCTTTCACTGTGACACCTGTGGGAAAAACTTTaatagaaaatgtcattttgTCTTGCACCAGAGGAGTcacccaggagagagaccttttcCATGCAAACAGAAGTTAACCCTGAAATTACACCAGACAAGCCACAGTGAAGGGAGCACTTTTACTTGTATTGAATGCAAGAAAACCTTTTCTTGCAGGGAATCCTTAGTAATACACCAAAGAATGCACACAGGTAAGAGACCCTCTCATTGCCCTCAAGATGGGGAATCTTACAGTTCTGAGTTCTCTTTAttagaaaaaccatttaaatgtactgaatgtggtaaaagcttcagtgacAAGACAGGTCTCAGAcaccatcagaaaatccatactggagaaaaaccatttaaatgtagtgAATGTGGCAAAAGCTTTAGTCGGAAGACCTCTCTCATGCAACATCAGAAGattcatactggagaaaaaccatttaaatgtactgaatgtggtaaaagcttcattCAGAGGACAGCTCTTACATTGCAtaagagaatccatactggagaaaaaccatttaaatgtactgattgTAGTAAAAGCTTCTCTCGGAAAGcgcatttaatattgcatcagagaagtcatactggagaaaaaccatttaaatgtactgaatgtggtaaaagcttcgcCTACAAGCTATCTCTTACAGTGCAtaagagaatccatactggagaaaaaccatttaaatgtactgaatgtggtaaaagcttcgcCCACAAGGTATCTCTTACATCGCATAacagaatccatactggagaaaacccatttaaatgtactgaatgtggtaaaagcttcgcCTACAAGGTATCTCTTACATTGCAtaagagaatccatactggagaaaaaccatttaaatgtactgattgTAGTAAAAGCTTCTCTCGGAAAGcgcatttaatattgcatcagaGAAGTCATACTGGAGTaaagccatttaaatgtactgaatgtggtacaAGTTTCCATGACAAGACAGTTCTCAgacagcatcagaaaatccatactggagaaaaaccatttaaatgtactgaatgtggcaaAAGCTTTTGTCGGAAGTCCTATCTCATGCAACATCAGACAattcatactggagaaaaaccatttaaatgtactgaatgtagtAAAAGCTTCTCTTCGAAGATGTATTtcatattgcatcagagaatccatactggagaaaaaccatttaaatgtactgagtgtggtaaaagctttagtcagAAGACCTCTCTCATGCAACATCAGAAGattcatactggagaaaaaccatttaaatgtactgaatgtggcaaAAGCTTTAGTCAGAAGACCTATCTCGTGCAACATCAGAAAattcatactggagaaaaaccatttaaatgtactgaatgtggtaaatgtTTCTCTTGGAAAATGTATTtcatattgcatcagagaatccatactggtgaaaaaccatttaaatgtactgagtgtggtaaacgcttcacagacaggggatgtctcagacagcatcagaaaatccataccgtagaaaaaccatttaaatgtactgaatgtggtaaacaTTTCTCTCGGAAGGACTCTCTTAAATCACATCAGAgagtccatactggagaaaaaccatttaaatgtactgaatgtggtaaatatTTCTCTCGGAAGGCGCATTTGATATCGCACCAGAgagtccatactggagaaaaaccatttaaatgtactgaatgtggtaaatgcTTCTCTCGGAAGGGGAATTTCATATTgcaccagagaatccatactggggaaaaaccatttaaatgtaccgaatgtggtaaaagtttcagtcaCAAGTCATGTCTCAGACAGCATCAGAAAAACCAtgctggagaaaaaccatttaaatgtactgaatgtagtAAACGCTTCA is from Rhinatrema bivittatum chromosome 2, aRhiBiv1.1, whole genome shotgun sequence and encodes:
- the LOC115083645 gene encoding oocyte zinc finger protein XlCOF6-like isoform X2 → MKENYESLSSLGLADNEVIQNEKREENREEYPVVLALTPRQSGNVCENLAQSTEARDISQRQQESEKKEQVSAGESPDGVTAFDIPEHQRHLRRENPFQSNNSDQMSFEHRMRNLRAERPFQSNNSDQMTSAFQQKEDEGKKFFHCDTCGKNFNRKCHFVLHQRSHPGERPFPCKQKLTLKLHQTSHSEGSTFTCIECKKTFSCRESLVIHQRMHTGKRPSHCPQDGESYSSEFSLLEKPFKCTECGKSFSDKTGLRHHQKIHTGEKPFKCSECGKSFSRKTSLMQHQKIHTGEKPFKCTECGKSFIQRTALTLHKRIHTGEKPFKCTDCSKSFSRKAHLILHQRSHTGEKPFKCTECGKSFAYKLSLTVHKRIHTGEKPFKCTECGKSFAHKVSLTSHNRIHTGENPFKCTECGKSFAYKVSLTLHKRIHTGEKPFKCTDCSKSFSRKAHLILHQRSHTGVKPFKCTECGTSFHDKTVLRQHQKIHTGEKPFKCTECGKSFCRKSYLMQHQTIHTGEKPFKCTECSKSFSSKMYFILHQRIHTGEKPFKCTECGKSFSQKTSLMQHQKIHTGEKPFKCTECGKSFSQKTYLVQHQKIHTGEKPFKCTECGKCFSWKMYFILHQRIHTGEKPFKCTECGKRFTDRGCLRQHQKIHTVEKPFKCTECGKHFSRKDSLKSHQRVHTGEKPFKCTECGKYFSRKAHLISHQRVHTGEKPFKCTECGKCFSRKGNFILHQRIHTGEKPFKCTECGKSFSHKSCLRQHQKNHAGEKPFKCTECSKRFTVKGCLRRHQRIHTGEKPFKCTECGKSFSRKENFISHQRIHTGEKPFKC